A single Cellulomonas sp. SLBN-39 DNA region contains:
- a CDS encoding thioredoxin domain-containing protein, which produces MTGEHPHVLGDPDAPVTVVEFGDLECPYCAEAAPVLRRLVEESDGRVRLVWRHFPLFQVHPHALAAALAAEAAGAHGLFWPMQELLLARQDRLTEADLRAYATELGLDPDDVVGDGAQQWAPRVQADYAEGLAHDVHGTPVVFVDGVRQRGRPTLDGLRAVVDAV; this is translated from the coding sequence GTGACCGGCGAGCACCCCCACGTCCTGGGCGACCCGGACGCACCCGTGACGGTCGTGGAGTTCGGCGACCTCGAGTGCCCGTACTGCGCCGAGGCGGCACCCGTGCTGCGCCGCCTCGTGGAGGAGTCCGACGGCCGGGTCCGCCTCGTGTGGCGGCACTTCCCCCTGTTCCAGGTGCACCCGCACGCGCTCGCGGCCGCGCTCGCCGCGGAGGCCGCCGGCGCCCACGGGCTGTTCTGGCCCATGCAGGAGCTCCTGCTGGCGCGTCAGGACCGGCTCACCGAGGCCGACCTGCGCGCCTATGCGACCGAGCTCGGCCTCGACCCCGACGACGTCGTCGGCGACGGTGCCCAGCAGTGGGCGCCGCGGGTGCAGGCGGACTACGCCGAGGGCCTCGCGCACGACGTGCACGGCACCCCCGTCGTCTTCGTCGACGGCGTCCGCCAGCGCGGCCGTCCCACCCTCGACGGCCTGCGGGCCGTCGTCGACGCGGTCTGA